In Paenibacillus durus, the DNA window AGGAGGGCATCCGCCCTCTACGCCGCCGCCCCCGGTACATATAATGGATTATATCCGCTTTTGGTTTCGGCCCACCGGTCTCGCAGTCCGGTGAAGCCACCCTCTACCCTGGCGGCGGCGCACCGTCCTTACAGTTCATCATCCAGCGCGTCGGGATCGAGGTCCTCGTAGTCGAAGCCCTCGGCTTCAAAGTCGTAATCCTTGTCTTCGGGGTCGCTATCCTGGTCACTGACATATACGCGGAGCTTAGTTTCAGCCACCAGCTCCGCCTCGAATTCGCGTTCGACCCGGATGGTTACGCTGCCCCCGCCCGAAGATACGCCCGCTTCCACACAGTTCGGCTCCTGCGTTGCCTCCGCAGAAACCTCTACGGTTGAAGCCCGGTGCTTCGGGTCGAGGTACGAGAGCGAAATCGGCTCCACATAGGAAACTGTCTCTTTCGCCACCTCGGTTTGCTTGTTCTTGTCGTACGAGTACCAGATGTTGATATCGTAAGTACCGATTACCTCGATTCCGTTTCCGGCGGCAACCGCTTCGTATTGGTGGTTGATGATCCAAGCCCCCAAAATACTAGTCGGATGATGTGGCGGAGTCACGGTATGGGTTACGGTGGAGAACTTACGACCCTTGCCGCAAATTGCCTTCGTAATGATCTCCCTTGTTTGGCGTTTATGGCCTAATGACATCTTTGAACCTCCTCCATACAATCATTCACTATCAAGTGTATGCAGGGCATTGGCCCAGGGTGACAACTATTTTTGGATAAGTTGACGATTTTGATAAATGAGCGCATACTCCCGTTTTCGGCGTTTTCCTCATGTTTTAGACCAAATAAAGAGACGGCTGCCTCCCACGCGGGAAAGCAAATCCGTCTCTTTCGTTTTTTCAGAAAATAGAAAATAAAGGATAGGTAAACAGCTGCTACTGTCTTCCGGCTGCCGAAGCCCGCCGAGGCATCTGCTGCCCTGCAGCGATTGGCGCTTTGTACTGCTTGGCAATCTTAAGATACAGCGTCAGCTCCCGGCAGAGCTGGAGAATGGCCGAGCGGACCTCAAATTCCACGCGCGTCGATGGCAGCTTCATTTCCCGGAACTGCTGCTCCAGCGAGTTCAGCAGCTTCTCCGTTCTTCCCGTGTACTCTTCATTCAGCACATCGTCGCTCAATTGCTCGAACAGTTCGGCGACCATTTCACCATGGGGCAAATGCTGATAGACCTGGGAGAGAAGATGAATCATATTCTGAATCGATTCCAGCTGCTCCTTGCGCATGTAAAAATAGACGTTCCACGCTTCGTCCGGATGAATGACGCTGTTCTCCATCTCCCTTGCCGCAGCCGTCAGGCCGCGCTGAACCGCGCTGCCCGCCTGAATCAGCTCCTTGCCGTCCCATACATACAGCGGATCATGCAGCGTGCTTGAAATTTGCTTGAAAATAATGGAGAAGAGCCCGTCCACCTCCCGGCGTATTCCGTACATCATTTCACTGCTTTTTGGCATGTAAATCAGATTGACCAATCCGGCGGAACCGAGTCCGATCGCAAGCAATTCCACCTGCTGGATCAGTACTTCCAGGTTAAGCTCGGCTTGTCCGAATACGCGAAAGACGATAACCGAGCTAGTAACGATCCCTTCTCTAAAGCCTGCGCGGACGATCAGCGGGAAGCTGAACAGAACGAAGAGCCCCAGCACCCAGTAATGGAAGCCGAGCCACCAAAACAGGACCCAGCCAACCAATAGACCGACCAATGAGGCGAAAAAGCGCGCCGTGATCGTCTTTACGCTTCTTTTCCGGGTAACCTCAACCCCCAGAATGGCCAGCAGCCCGGCGCCCTGTGCATTCGGAATACCCGCCGCCGCGGCCAGCAAAACAGACAGCAGCGTCGCCGCCGCCGTCTTAACTACGCGAAACCCCATGAAATTACCCCGCTTTAATAGTTATGCTAAGAAGAAACGCCTGACGGCGTCTTTTTAAGACGCAGGTGCGTTTCTCGTAAAAATATAAGGCCAAGGATAAGCACGAAACTTATACTGTCTTATATTTGATGCAAAACTTGCTTCGATTCTCAGGTGTGACCCCGCCGCTCTGCCGCACCTGATTCGAACGCTTAAAGTTTTTGCTGATAAATTTCATGGTACTTGATTTTCTGATAACACACAATACTTTCAGGGTGCGTCACTGCCTGGACACAAGCACCTTCTCAATATATACGACCAATTGATACATGGTGGTGGCGACAAAGGCGATAATAATCAGGCTGGACATCACGAGCGTGAAATTGAAGACTTGAAACCCGTATATTATGAGATAACCGAGTCCCGATTTCGCGACAAGAAACTCGCCGACGATAACGCCCACCCATGACATGCCGACATTCACCTTAAGTGTAGAGACGATGGCCGGAAACGAAGACGGCAGGATGACCTTGAAAAAAACTTGCGTCCGGTTTGCTCCCAGCGATCTTGCCACCTTGACCAGATTGGGGTCTACCCCGCAAAAGCTGTTGTAAACGACCAGTGTCGTGACAATAATCGTAATGGACAGCGTCGTCACTACGATGGCAGTGAACCCGGCGCCGAACATGACAATAAAGATCGGGCCGAGTGCCACCTTCGGCATACTGTTAAATACAACCATATACGGATCAAGCACTGCCGATAAGAACGGGGACCACCAGATCGCAACGGCCAGCAGCGTGCCGAGAAGCGTGCCAAGCACAAACCCAACAGCGGTCTCCCCCACAGTGACCCCTAAATGATGCCATAGACTGCCGTCAACCATATTGGCATAGATCTGCCGAAATACTTTGGACGGAGAGCTGAACAGCAGCCGGTCGATCCAGCCCAGTCGGGCTGCTGCCTCCCACAGCGTGAAAAACAGCACGAGAAGTATACCCTGGACAGCGAGCACTGCCCTCTTCCGAAGCCGTTTTGCCCGCTTGAACTCATCATGGCGGCTTCGCAGCCATTCCGAACGGGAAGCCGCGATTCCTGTATTTTCCGCTCCCGTCGCCTTCACAAGCTTTCCCTCCCTTTAGTCTCTAGCCTTCTGTCTTCCCGGCCCTGTCAGCAGAGGTGCCCGCAAGCTCCATTTCCTTCCATAGTGTATGGAACAGCTCGGCAAATCCCGGCTGATCCCTTGCGTACAAGGGCGGCGTATCCGCGATTTGCGGCGGAATATCGAACACGCGGCGGATTCTGCCCGGATTTCGCTCCAGAAGAATGACCCGGGTGCTCACCGCAATGGCCTCCGACAAATCATGGGTAACCAGGACCGCCGTCTTTTCGCGCTGCCGCAGCGTCTCCGACACCAAATCTTCCAACTGGAGTTTGATCTGATAATCCAGAGCTGAGAACGGCTCATCCAGCAGGAGCAGGCCCGGATCGGTCGCCAGCGTCCGCACGAGCGCCACCCGCTGGCGCATTCCGCCCGAGAGCTGGCTCGGATAAGACCGCTCCGTCCCCTTCAGCCCCATATCCGCGAGAAGATCGGCCGTCTTCCGCCGTCCCGCTTCGTCCAGTCGTCCGGTCAGCTCCAGTCCCAGAGTCGCATTGTCAAGGATGCTGCGCCATGGGAACAGATAGTCCTGCTGAAGCATATAGCCGACTTCCGGCGAAGGACCGCTCACGGCGCGTCCGTTCACAAGCACTTCGCCGCGAGAGGGCTGCAGCAGTCCGGCTATAATCGACAGCAGTGTCGTTTTCCCGCAGCCGCTCGGTCCGACCAGGCTGACGAACTCGCCTTGTTCAATCTCAAGATTCAGATCCTCAACCGCAAGGGAAGCTTCCCTGTCGCCTAGGTAAGCGTGCGTGACCGACCTTAATTCCACAACCGGCGGCATGCATAATCCCTCCTTTACGCTTGGCCTCCCGGATGGCGAAGAGCGGGCTTACTTGCCGCTCACCGCCGCAGATTGCGCTTTCTCTGCGAATGTGTTATTCACAATCTTCCCTGCCGGCACCCGCTCTTTCAGCTCTCCCGCATTGTCCATCACATCAAGCAAGTTATTCCATTCCTTATCGTCGATGACCGGAGTCTGTGCGTAAGTATCCTGATCTTTATAGCGCTTAATCGCCGAAATAACGATGTCGCGGTCCGTATTCTCGAAGTAAGGCGATACCGCATCGGCGATTTCCCCGGGACTGTGCTTTTTCACCCACAGCTGGGCTTTTTGCAGTGCATTGGTGAATTTTTGCACCGTGTCGCTGTTTTTTCCGATATAGCTCTTCTTGGACATAAATACCGTATACGGCAAATAACCGCTCTCGACCCCAAAGGAAGCGATAACCTTGCCTCGTCCTTCGCGTTCAAAGATCGAAGCCTGCGGCTCGAACAGCTGCACGTAGTCCCCGGTTCCCGAAGCAAACGCGCTGGCGATATTCGCAAACTCAATATTCTGGATCAGCTTGAGATCAGAAGCCGTATCAATTCCCTTATTCTTAAGCGTGAAAGCTCCGGCCATCTGCGGCATGCCGCCTTTTCTTTGTCCGAGAAATGTCGAATTTTTGAGTTCGCTCCAATTGAAATTTGGATGGTCTTTGCGTGCAAAAAGGAAGGTGCCGTCTCTTTGCGTCAGCTGGGCGAAATTGATCACCGGATCATCCGACCCCTGCTGGTATACGTAGATCGACGTTTCCGAGCCGACCAGCGCAACGTCAATCGCCCCCGAAAGCAGTGCCGTCATCGTCTTGTCTCCGCCCGGAATGGTCTGAAGCTCGACATCCAGCCCCTCCTGCTTGAACAATCCCAGCGACAGCGCCACATATTCCGGAGCGTAAAAGACGGAGCGGGTAACTTCGCCTACCCTTACCTTGACAGTCTCCGATTTGCCGCCGCAGCCGCCAAGCAGCGGGACGGCAAGAATGATCGCCAGCAGCAGCGCCAGTCTTGTTGTTCTGCCCATATGAATCTCTCCTTTCTCCCCAAGGGTCCTGCCCTTCCTAACCTGAACCGCTATGAAGCAAATGCTCCGCCCAGCGGGATTAATTAAATATATGCGGATGCCTAGGGTTTGGTTAAAAAGGTCTGTGGAAAAGGATAAGAGTCGCGTAATAACGTAAATTGCGGGCACAGATCAGCCGGAAGCGGAAATCCATGGCACTCCCTGCCGGGATACCATGGCGAACCTTTTTGATGAGGAGATGTGGGGTTTGATGAACGGAAAGAAGCTCGTTTCGAGGAGAAAGTGGTTAGAATGAAGACAGAGACCAAAACTGCCCGTCATGATTCAGAGGTTGGTCACTCTACGAGGAAGTAAGCGGCTTTAAGTGCAGCAGCCACTCCAGAAAGGCGGCGCAGAATTGCTTCTTGCCAACGGGCGTCGCCGACAGCCAATCCTCATCTCCGCAGCTCATACGCAGCAGCCAACCGCAGGAATGGTCGGCGAAAAAGGATGCGTACTGAAAGGCCCACCCTCGGCTGCTTCTGGAGCAAATACGCAGCTCTCCTGCGGTATGCCGGCATTTTACGCTTTTGGCGAATCTGGCGGACAGCCGGGAGTCACCCGTAGCAAGTTCAATATACCATTGCAGTTCCTGCAAGGAGCAGGAGTCCGACATTCTCAAGATTTCATCATATTCATATCTCGACATCAGAAGCGCGGGGCTCTCTCCGCTTATTTGTTCGGGGAGTGAAATGCCGCCCAGGAGAAAGGCGCACATCCCTTTCTTGCATTCGCAATCCTTTAAATCATGGCAGAAAGACTTCGATGTCTCCTGGCATACAGCGACTATTTTATCCATATGTACATATACGAACAGATCATTCTCTGTATCCCCGCTTGTATAGTGCAGACGGCAGATCCGATCCGTATCTTCCGGCAGCTCCAGCAGTTCTTGTTCCAGATGCTGCTCCATGTCTTCCGGCATCAGAAAGCGGGATAATTGCTTCGACTCATTAACATTCACTGTAATCGTTTCCTTCCGGTTTCCGGATTTGGGGGTTAAACCTCTCATTTCCGGGTGAATATCTAGCAATCTTTATGTTATCATAAGCTAATTTTAAGGTAAAATTAAGAAATGAAGGGTAATATTCATATTATGAAATAACTGTAATGAGGTGATTTCTAATGAAAATGATGATAACATTCCAAAACAAGCCCGTACCCGTATATTTTACTACGGAAAATAAGCAGCCGACTCAAAAAGTGCTCAGAATCCTGACAAGCACGCTGGAGCTCAAAATCAATAAAGGCAAAAATGCCCTCAAAAAATGTCTAAACTCATTGATTAGTATTGAAATTAAAGGCTCTGAGGCCATTTTGC includes these proteins:
- a CDS encoding aromatic acid exporter family protein — its product is MGFRVVKTAAATLLSVLLAAAAGIPNAQGAGLLAILGVEVTRKRSVKTITARFFASLVGLLVGWVLFWWLGFHYWVLGLFVLFSFPLIVRAGFREGIVTSSVIVFRVFGQAELNLEVLIQQVELLAIGLGSAGLVNLIYMPKSSEMMYGIRREVDGLFSIIFKQISSTLHDPLYVWDGKELIQAGSAVQRGLTAAAREMENSVIHPDEAWNVYFYMRKEQLESIQNMIHLLSQVYQHLPHGEMVAELFEQLSDDVLNEEYTGRTEKLLNSLEQQFREMKLPSTRVEFEVRSAILQLCRELTLYLKIAKQYKAPIAAGQQMPRRASAAGRQ
- a CDS encoding ABC transporter ATP-binding protein; translated protein: MPPVVELRSVTHAYLGDREASLAVEDLNLEIEQGEFVSLVGPSGCGKTTLLSIIAGLLQPSRGEVLVNGRAVSGPSPEVGYMLQQDYLFPWRSILDNATLGLELTGRLDEAGRRKTADLLADMGLKGTERSYPSQLSGGMRQRVALVRTLATDPGLLLLDEPFSALDYQIKLQLEDLVSETLRQREKTAVLVTHDLSEAIAVSTRVILLERNPGRIRRVFDIPPQIADTPPLYARDQPGFAELFHTLWKEMELAGTSADRAGKTEG
- a CDS encoding ABC transporter permease; translation: MRSRHDEFKRAKRLRKRAVLAVQGILLVLFFTLWEAAARLGWIDRLLFSSPSKVFRQIYANMVDGSLWHHLGVTVGETAVGFVLGTLLGTLLAVAIWWSPFLSAVLDPYMVVFNSMPKVALGPIFIVMFGAGFTAIVVTTLSITIIVTTLVVYNSFCGVDPNLVKVARSLGANRTQVFFKVILPSSFPAIVSTLKVNVGMSWVGVIVGEFLVAKSGLGYLIIYGFQVFNFTLVMSSLIIIAFVATTMYQLVVYIEKVLVSRQ
- a CDS encoding ABC transporter substrate-binding protein, which produces MGRTTRLALLLAIILAVPLLGGCGGKSETVKVRVGEVTRSVFYAPEYVALSLGLFKQEGLDVELQTIPGGDKTMTALLSGAIDVALVGSETSIYVYQQGSDDPVINFAQLTQRDGTFLFARKDHPNFNWSELKNSTFLGQRKGGMPQMAGAFTLKNKGIDTASDLKLIQNIEFANIASAFASGTGDYVQLFEPQASIFEREGRGKVIASFGVESGYLPYTVFMSKKSYIGKNSDTVQKFTNALQKAQLWVKKHSPGEIADAVSPYFENTDRDIVISAIKRYKDQDTYAQTPVIDDKEWNNLLDVMDNAGELKERVPAGKIVNNTFAEKAQSAAVSGK
- a CDS encoding outer spore coat protein CotE codes for the protein MSLGHKRQTREIITKAICGKGRKFSTVTHTVTPPHHPTSILGAWIINHQYEAVAAGNGIEVIGTYDINIWYSYDKNKQTEVAKETVSYVEPISLSYLDPKHRASTVEVSAEATQEPNCVEAGVSSGGGSVTIRVEREFEAELVAETKLRVYVSDQDSDPEDKDYDFEAEGFDYEDLDPDALDDEL